The Desulfovibrio legallii region GGGACGCACTCCGGCGCGCTGCTCGCTCTTAATGAAAAAGCGCAAAGGGCAGCCCCCGTGCTCTGGTGGCGTCCGTCCGCGTTGGCGGCCGCCGGCGCACGCTTCGGACCGGGGCTCTGAACCGCAAGAGTTTGCCAAGCGGCGGGCTTGGTGATAGTAGAGTACTTTGATTCCCATAGCGGCATGTCGGAACCTCCTGCGCACCGTCGCTCCTGTGGGGCGAATACCTGCCCCCACGCCGCGCTGTTCGCCGTTTTTCGGTTCCGACGTCACAGCGCAAAAAGGTAAACCCGCAGCATGAAAACCCAGGCTGACGAATCCCTCCCTTGCGGCAGCAAGGCGCCAACCATGCCTTGTCTTACCGCCCAAAACATGACCTCGCACTGCTACGCTGGCGTGTTGCGCAGCGTATACGACGAAATCTTCGTGCTGGACTTTGCGCGCGACCAATGCCGCGAGCTCTACCGAAGCACCAATGTTTTTGAAACCCCTGCCATAAACAAAGGCCTTACCGCCCTGTTGGACGACGTCAGCGCCAACTACGTCCACCCTGACGACCGCGCCGCCTTTATCGCCCTGTTCAACCCTGAGACCTTGGACAGAATAGATGAAAAACGCGGCTTTGTGAGCGCCGATGTGCGCAAAAAATGCACAACAKGCGGCTACCGCTGGGCCCAGGTGATGCTTTTTCGCCTGCAGCCGCCCAATGAAGCGCAGCCGCTCTTTCTGGTGGGGGTGGAGGATGTGGAGGAACGCAAACGGGCCGCCGTACTGCAGCGCGAGAACGAAACTCTCCAGCAGCAAAAGCTGGACAGCCTGCGCTACAAGGCTGTAGTGGACCACACCCGCACCCTGGTCTTTGAATGGCGCGGCACGGAGCTCAACTACCTGAGCCACCGCATCCCGGAGCTGCTGGCCGGCAACTACGACGGCCGCATTCCCTTTGAGGTCTGGCGCGAAGACGGCGTGCTCTTTGCCGGCGACAACGCGGCCATGGACGCCTGTCTTTCACGGCTGGCCCTGGGCGTCAAATCCGGCGAAACCACTGTGCGCCTGCGGCGACGCGACGGCCAGTTCATCTGGTGCAAGGTGACCTACACGGCCCTGGCCGACGGCGAACCCGGCGACCGCTACATCGGCACGCTCAATGATGTGGACGCCATCACCCGTTCGGAACAGGCCCTGCGCCAGCGGGCGGAGCTGGACCCCCTTACCGGCGCCTACAACACCCAGACCTTTTTTGAAAAGGTGGAAAGCCTCCTCAAAAAAAATCCTGAAAATCCCTACGCCGTGCTGCGCTTCGACGTGGCGGGCTTCAAGGCCCTTAACGAGGCCTTTGGCCTGGAAGAAGGCAACCGGCTGCTGCGGGTTATCGCCCGCCTGGTGCGCCAACGCCTGGACCCGGAACGGGAGATCTTTGCCCGGCTCACTGCGGATGTCTTTGCCGCCTGCCTCACGGGCGACACGGACCGGCTGCTGCGCTTCATGCAGTCTTTGTCCCGTCGTCTGGAACACTATTCAGAAACGTTCCGGGTCAAGCTCTTTTTCGGCGTCTGCCAGGTAGAAAACCGCCGCACCCCGGCCCATGTGCTCTGCGACTGGGCCTACCTGGCGCAAAAAACCGTCAAGGGCAGCGACCTCAGCAGCTTTGCCTTTTACGACGACGCCCTGCGCAAACGACTGCACGACGAAACCTATATTACCGACCAGATGTACGCCGCACTGGAAAAACAGCAATTCAAGCTCTATCTCCAGCCCAAGGTGGAAATTTCCAGCGGGCGCATCATCGGGGCCGAAGCCCTGGTGCGCTGGGCCCACCCTACTGACGGCCTCATCCTGCCCGGCCGCTTCGTCCCCCTGTTTGAACGCAACGGCTTTATTGTACGGCTGGACGAATATATCTGGGACCAGACCTGCCGCACACTGCGCAGCTGGCTGGACAAGGGCTACCAGCCCATGCCCGTTTCGGTCAACGTTTCGCGCCTGCACTTTAACGACGCCGACCTGCCCAGCAAAATCATCAACCTTGTGGACTCCTACCACCTGCCCCACCACCTGCTGGAACTGGAACTGACCGAAAGCGCCTTCTTTGCCAATGAAACCGCCCTGATCCGCCTTATGTACGAACTGCAGGCCGCGGGTTTTGTCTTTTCCATGGACGATTTCGGCACAGGCTACTCCTCCCTGAGCACTATGCGCGACCTGCCCTTCAACATCGTCAAACTCGACCGCACCTTCATCAGCGACGGCACGGACAACGAACGCGGCCAGATTGTGGCCCGCAACACCATCGCCCTGG contains the following coding sequences:
- a CDS encoding putative bifunctional diguanylate cyclase/phosphodiesterase; protein product: MPCLTAQNMTSHCYAGVLRSVYDEIFVLDFARDQCRELYRSTNVFETPAINKGLTALLDDVSANYVHPDDRAAFIALFNPETLDRIDEKRGFVSADVRKKCTTXGYRWAQVMLFRLQPPNEAQPLFLVGVEDVEERKRAAVLQRENETLQQQKLDSLRYKAVVDHTRTLVFEWRGTELNYLSHRIPELLAGNYDGRIPFEVWREDGVLFAGDNAAMDACLSRLALGVKSGETTVRLRRRDGQFIWCKVTYTALADGEPGDRYIGTLNDVDAITRSEQALRQRAELDPLTGAYNTQTFFEKVESLLKKNPENPYAVLRFDVAGFKALNEAFGLEEGNRLLRVIARLVRQRLDPEREIFARLTADVFAACLTGDTDRLLRFMQSLSRRLEHYSETFRVKLFFGVCQVENRRTPAHVLCDWAYLAQKTVKGSDLSSFAFYDDALRKRLHDETYITDQMYAALEKQQFKLYLQPKVEISSGRIIGAEALVRWAHPTDGLILPGRFVPLFERNGFIVRLDEYIWDQTCRTLRSWLDKGYQPMPVSVNVSRLHFNDADLPSKIINLVDSYHLPHHLLELELTESAFFANETALIRLMYELQAAGFVFSMDDFGTGYSSLSTMRDLPFNIVKLDRTFISDGTDNERGQIVARNTIALARDLQMRVVAEGVETLEHARFLLNSGCNCAQGYYYSRPVDTPEFEVLSFVQQKAFWVDPSLEKDARRLGLPLSEERPYREY